One genomic segment of Streptomyces sp. NBC_00239 includes these proteins:
- a CDS encoding chaplin: MKKRLIRGTTMAVASAAVLMGGAGLASAHGGSGASAEGVAAGSPGVLSGNLLQVPVHIPVNVCGNTVNVIGFLNPAFGNTCVNN, translated from the coding sequence ATGAAGAAGAGGCTCATCCGCGGCACCACGATGGCGGTCGCCAGCGCTGCGGTGCTGATGGGCGGCGCGGGCCTGGCCTCCGCCCACGGCGGAAGCGGCGCCAGCGCCGAGGGCGTCGCCGCGGGTTCTCCGGGCGTCCTGAGCGGCAACCTGCTCCAGGTTCCGGTGCACATCCCCGTGAACGTGTGTGGCAACACCGTCAACGTGATCGGTTTCCTGAACCCCGCGTTCGGCAACACCTGCGTCAACAACTAA
- a CDS encoding chaplin gives MRQVLSRQVLSKGMLTAAAASSLLSLGAGAAYAHPGTTAEASHSPGVLSGNSVSVPVTLSPNVCGNSVDGAGALNPAMGNECAQVTSHAPRGYGQGYDYERYLEPGTARDYERYLEDRYEPRHAQPRHHGDDEDGYDRPRGHGPGPGYGAEEEECDDHAPPAPRPRPQHAKPAPAPHEAPPAPVHKPKPRHAKPAPKPQPHPHAKPKPKPVPVVHEAPAPIPAPVPVPAPVPVPEPVHEATTLPAPAPAPVPLPAPAPEAVVPAPAPAPEVPEPRPRLGHEEVVPAAPAAPAPAPEAPAPVAPAPAAPAPAAPAGPEADQPPANPMDDRPVDVSLPPAPAPVTGGPAVTPLPAPAPAPAPRPAADVPVLAETGAGDPLTAAAFGAAMLLGGAVLYRRSRAS, from the coding sequence ATGCGACAGGTACTGAGCCGACAGGTGCTGAGCAAGGGGATGCTCACGGCCGCGGCCGCGTCGAGTCTGCTGTCACTCGGGGCGGGCGCCGCGTACGCGCACCCCGGCACCACGGCCGAGGCCTCGCACTCACCGGGCGTCCTGTCCGGCAACAGCGTCTCGGTACCGGTCACGCTGTCTCCGAACGTCTGCGGCAACAGCGTGGACGGCGCCGGGGCGCTGAACCCGGCGATGGGCAACGAGTGCGCGCAGGTGACGTCCCACGCACCGCGCGGCTACGGCCAGGGCTACGACTACGAGCGCTACCTGGAACCGGGCACCGCCCGGGACTACGAGCGCTACCTCGAAGACCGCTACGAGCCCCGGCACGCCCAGCCCCGGCACCACGGTGACGACGAGGACGGGTACGACCGGCCGCGCGGGCACGGACCCGGGCCCGGCTACGGAGCGGAGGAAGAGGAGTGCGACGACCACGCGCCGCCCGCCCCGCGCCCCCGCCCGCAGCACGCCAAGCCCGCTCCCGCGCCGCACGAGGCACCGCCCGCGCCGGTGCACAAGCCCAAGCCCCGGCACGCCAAGCCGGCCCCGAAGCCGCAGCCCCACCCGCACGCCAAGCCGAAGCCGAAGCCGGTACCGGTGGTCCACGAGGCCCCGGCGCCCATCCCGGCCCCGGTCCCCGTCCCGGCCCCCGTCCCCGTCCCCGAGCCGGTCCACGAGGCCACCACCCTTCCGGCGCCGGCACCCGCCCCCGTGCCGCTCCCCGCTCCCGCGCCGGAGGCCGTGGTCCCGGCTCCCGCACCCGCACCGGAGGTGCCCGAGCCGCGTCCCCGCCTCGGCCACGAGGAGGTGGTCCCGGCCGCCCCGGCCGCGCCCGCCCCCGCTCCGGAGGCACCCGCCCCGGTGGCTCCGGCTCCGGCAGCTCCCGCTCCCGCGGCTCCGGCCGGGCCGGAGGCCGACCAGCCCCCGGCCAACCCGATGGACGACCGGCCGGTGGACGTCTCCCTGCCGCCCGCCCCGGCGCCCGTGACCGGCGGCCCGGCCGTCACCCCGCTCCCGGCCCCCGCACCCGCTCCGGCACCCCGGCCGGCGGCGGACGTCCCCGTACTCGCCGAGACCGGTGCGGGCGATCCCCTCACCGCGGCGGCTTTCGGGGCGGCCATGCTGCTCGGCGGGGCGGTCCTGTACCGCCGTTCCCGCGCTTCCTGA
- a CDS encoding O-antigen ligase family protein gives MSSTLAPAPRAATPAAAAPLAPPAGAGPLRRHWPLLPLAATVLLLLLPLPAGDATASGKVTPADAASLLLVGVCALQALRGRAQRLTPLAALVLGLPAVGLAVATATAGDPYAALPGFVRYLQVFVLVPAAVVLLVRDPREFRLAAGCFVVLAVVQGAVGVMQYATHTGASYQGENIRAVGTFGPGDVMGMATVVAYGLVAAAGVALAPDGTVSRRLRTAATACALVLVVPLVLSFSRGAWIATAGAGLLIMVLAGVRRALKVTAALVAAGVVLVGGLGVGSAMMAERLTSITQVGSAPDQSVIDRYTMWAAAGSMWQERPAAGVGLKGFPAHRDGHSGLGLSSGSDTAGAGQAYIRQPLLSPHNMYLLILSEQGLIGLTALAGGWAAVVVAGLRRLAAPDPAGRRMRDCGLVAIGLLVWQLTDFLYADIGGPSTVLTGVIIGLAAWWAIGSRDTLEGAPAR, from the coding sequence ATGAGCAGCACCCTCGCGCCCGCACCCCGCGCGGCCACCCCGGCCGCCGCCGCCCCGCTCGCGCCGCCCGCCGGCGCCGGGCCGCTGCGCCGGCACTGGCCGCTGCTGCCGCTCGCCGCGACCGTCCTGCTCCTGCTGCTGCCGCTGCCCGCCGGCGACGCCACCGCCTCCGGCAAGGTCACCCCGGCGGACGCGGCCTCGCTGCTCCTGGTGGGCGTGTGCGCCCTGCAGGCGCTGCGCGGGCGGGCGCAGCGGCTGACCCCGCTCGCCGCCCTGGTGCTCGGACTGCCCGCGGTGGGACTGGCGGTGGCCACCGCCACCGCCGGGGACCCGTACGCGGCGCTGCCCGGCTTCGTGCGGTACCTCCAGGTGTTCGTGCTGGTCCCGGCGGCGGTGGTGCTGCTGGTGCGCGACCCGCGCGAGTTCCGGCTGGCCGCGGGCTGCTTCGTCGTACTCGCCGTGGTGCAGGGCGCGGTGGGGGTCATGCAGTACGCCACCCACACCGGCGCCTCCTACCAGGGCGAGAACATCCGCGCCGTCGGCACCTTCGGGCCCGGCGACGTGATGGGCATGGCGACCGTCGTGGCCTACGGCCTGGTGGCCGCGGCCGGGGTGGCGCTCGCACCGGACGGCACCGTCTCGCGCCGGCTGCGCACCGCCGCGACGGCCTGCGCGCTGGTGCTGGTGGTGCCGCTGGTGCTGTCCTTCAGCCGCGGCGCGTGGATCGCCACCGCCGGGGCCGGCCTGCTGATCATGGTGCTCGCCGGCGTCCGGCGGGCGCTGAAGGTGACGGCCGCGCTGGTCGCCGCGGGCGTGGTGCTCGTCGGCGGTCTCGGCGTCGGCTCCGCGATGATGGCCGAGCGGCTCACCAGCATCACCCAGGTGGGCAGCGCCCCCGACCAGTCGGTCATCGACCGGTACACGATGTGGGCCGCCGCCGGGTCGATGTGGCAGGAGCGGCCCGCCGCCGGGGTCGGGCTCAAGGGCTTCCCCGCCCACCGCGACGGCCACTCCGGCCTGGGCCTGTCCTCCGGCAGCGACACCGCCGGCGCGGGCCAGGCCTACATCCGCCAGCCGCTGCTCTCCCCGCACAACATGTACCTGCTGATCCTCAGCGAGCAGGGGCTGATCGGGCTCACCGCGCTGGCCGGGGGCTGGGCGGCCGTGGTCGTCGCCGGGCTCCGGCGGCTCGCCGCCCCCGACCCGGCCGGCCGCCGCATGCGGGACTGCGGACTGGTCGCCATCGGCCTCCTCGTCTGGCAGCTCACCGACTTCCTGTACGCCGACATCGGCGGCCCCTCCACGGTCCTCACCGGTGTGATCATCGGCCTCGCCGCCTGGTGGGCCATCGGCTCCCGCGACACCCTCGAAGGGGCTCCCGCGCGGTGA
- a CDS encoding DUF3344 domain-containing protein: MALPTAGAAAPAAAGQTEFPRIPFMQRYHAVQHGGLVRASNSGISCGRRADQDSRTCREVKQGAAGINSDFDMFYSDLDRDPNTYNSTGAELRVPAGARVTYARLYWGGNLRVGEQKPPEDNGRVLIAEPGGEYKEVLADTRIGHRTADGSDAYQASADVTEMVSARGAGMWTVAQLNIAMGQSEVGAWGGWTLVAAYEHEKEPLRELSLWDGFEALADKGADEADKAAAAGPAGLTVKLDGMNVPAGGSGRVGIVGYDGDRGALGDSFGVTADRGRRVALSDAENPFNDVMNSTITEFGRSAFKRRPEHVNSLGYDADVFDISPALSGGARSLSFGFEAESQGHFLGVLFVQADARR; encoded by the coding sequence ATGGCACTTCCGACCGCCGGGGCAGCCGCTCCGGCAGCGGCCGGCCAGACGGAATTCCCCCGCATTCCCTTCATGCAGCGCTACCACGCCGTGCAGCACGGCGGGCTGGTCCGTGCCTCCAACTCGGGCATCAGCTGCGGCCGGCGCGCCGACCAGGACTCGCGCACCTGCCGCGAGGTCAAGCAGGGCGCGGCGGGGATCAACAGCGACTTCGACATGTTCTACAGCGACCTCGACCGCGACCCGAACACGTACAACTCCACCGGCGCCGAACTGCGGGTGCCGGCCGGGGCGCGGGTGACGTACGCGCGGCTGTACTGGGGCGGGAACCTGCGGGTGGGGGAGCAGAAGCCGCCGGAGGACAACGGGCGGGTGCTGATCGCGGAACCCGGCGGCGAGTACAAGGAGGTCCTGGCCGACACCCGGATCGGCCACCGTACGGCCGACGGCAGCGATGCCTACCAGGCCTCCGCCGACGTGACGGAGATGGTCAGTGCCCGCGGTGCGGGGATGTGGACGGTCGCCCAGCTGAACATCGCCATGGGGCAGTCGGAGGTCGGCGCCTGGGGCGGCTGGACCCTCGTCGCCGCCTACGAGCACGAGAAGGAGCCGCTGCGGGAGCTGTCGCTGTGGGACGGCTTCGAGGCGCTCGCCGACAAGGGGGCGGACGAGGCGGACAAGGCGGCGGCCGCCGGGCCGGCCGGGCTCACGGTGAAGCTCGACGGGATGAACGTGCCCGCCGGCGGCTCGGGCCGGGTCGGGATCGTCGGTTACGACGGGGACCGCGGGGCCCTCGGCGACTCATTCGGCGTCACGGCGGACCGCGGTCGCCGGGTCGCCCTGAGCGATGCCGAAAACCCGTTCAATGATGTGATGAATTCTACTATCACAGAATTCGGCCGATCGGCTTTCAAGCGTCGGCCCGAACATGTGAACAGCCTCGGATATGACGCGGACGTATTCGACATCAGTCCCGCGCTGTCCGGCGGTGCCCGCAGCCTGAGTTTCGGGTTCGAGGCCGAAAGCCAGGGCCATTTCCTCGGCGTGCTCTTCGTACAGGCAGACGCGCGCCGCTGA
- a CDS encoding glycosyltransferase family 4 protein has protein sequence MQSDSHNRKAASAGDRLTVLHLVQPVDGGVARVVIDLVRAQTTEGLRAVVGCPPGGPLAAAVRAAGAEVHVWRAGRAPGPGLAAEVLGAARVVRRVRPQLLHAHSAKAGLAGRLAVRGSLPTLFQPHAWSFDAVGGTTAALALRWERFGARWADRVLCVSESERRAGESAGIAARWAVVRNGVDLEHFRPGGGEERAVARAALPLLSQSSPQGPLAVCVGRLCQQKGQDLLLRAWPEVTAHAPTARLVLVGDGPDGERLRRSAPPGVLFAGAATDIRPWLRAADLVVLPSRWEGMALAPLEAMACGRPVVVSDVSGARESLPPGQAPLCLVPPEDPTALAKALGRLLAEPRLLDTLGRQAQEHARTEFDVRRTTAAVTGLYHELLGRPQPLTEEHDSR, from the coding sequence GTGCAGTCGGACTCACACAATCGCAAGGCCGCGTCCGCCGGAGACCGGCTGACCGTGCTCCACCTCGTGCAGCCCGTGGACGGCGGCGTGGCCCGGGTCGTCATCGACCTGGTCCGCGCCCAGACCACGGAAGGGCTGCGCGCCGTCGTGGGCTGCCCGCCCGGCGGCCCGCTGGCCGCCGCCGTCCGCGCGGCCGGCGCCGAAGTGCACGTCTGGCGGGCCGGACGCGCGCCCGGACCGGGGCTGGCGGCCGAAGTGCTCGGCGCGGCCCGGGTGGTGCGCCGGGTCCGCCCGCAGCTGCTGCACGCGCACAGCGCCAAGGCGGGCCTGGCCGGCCGGCTCGCCGTACGCGGCTCCCTGCCCACCCTCTTCCAGCCGCACGCCTGGTCCTTCGACGCGGTGGGCGGCACGACCGCGGCGCTCGCGCTGCGCTGGGAGCGGTTCGGCGCGCGCTGGGCCGACCGGGTGCTCTGCGTCAGCGAGTCCGAACGCCGGGCGGGCGAATCCGCCGGGATCGCCGCCCGCTGGGCCGTGGTCCGCAACGGCGTCGACCTCGAACACTTCAGGCCGGGCGGCGGCGAGGAGCGGGCCGTGGCCCGGGCCGCCCTGCCGCTGCTGTCCCAGTCCTCCCCGCAGGGGCCGCTCGCCGTGTGCGTCGGGCGGCTGTGCCAGCAGAAGGGCCAGGACCTGTTGCTGCGGGCCTGGCCCGAGGTCACCGCGCACGCCCCCACCGCCCGGCTGGTGCTGGTCGGCGACGGGCCCGACGGCGAGCGGCTGCGCCGGTCGGCCCCGCCCGGTGTGCTCTTCGCGGGCGCCGCCACCGACATCAGGCCGTGGCTTCGGGCCGCCGATCTCGTTGTACTGCCGTCGCGTTGGGAGGGCATGGCACTCGCCCCGCTCGAAGCCATGGCCTGCGGCCGGCCGGTCGTGGTCTCCGACGTCAGCGGCGCCCGCGAGAGCCTGCCGCCCGGCCAGGCGCCGCTGTGCCTGGTGCCGCCGGAGGACCCGACGGCGCTCGCCAAGGCGCTCGGCCGGCTGCTCGCCGAACCGCGGCTGCTCGACACGCTGGGACGTCAGGCCCAGGAGCACGCACGGACGGAATTCGACGTGCGGCGCACCACGGCCGCGGTCACCGGCCTGTACCACGAACTGCTGGGCCGGCCCCAGCCCTTGACCGAGGAGCACGACAGCCGATGA
- a CDS encoding sugar transferase produces the protein MTMESAHAPHTGRKGTGPAAVPAGGTAVRPAVTSIHPPRGPQADLARSAVRPQRVRRRSLVVPLVTADALAAVLTTAAVPGLEWPTEAAGPLAVALAALHAQAGLYRPRLSPSALLELPALLGRSLVLWCAAAAVAAAVDPGRALGWSALATAVALQVVLACAARGSVHQLRRRGAVRRPRSALVVGPGAGARTVAAALHGRAEYGLRPVGIADAGPAPDGEAGGALPVLGTHEDVRRAVIQNSVRDAVFTRPPEADERTAALVRLFHDHGCRLWLADPAGTAKVTGMRLAQPHDHLWGFSVQPLLPRSARPLERCGKRLIDAAAAALALLAAAPVMGLCALAVRLSDGPGVIFRQERVGLYGRPFTLLKFRTLRPENEHESATRWTVANDHRMSPVGSFLRKSSLDELPQLWNVVRGDMSLVGPRPERPFFVAKFTSVHPGYEARHRMPVGITGLAQINGLRGDTSIEDRARFDNHYIDTWSLWQDLWILARTAASFFRFRLGGS, from the coding sequence ATGACCATGGAGAGCGCCCACGCGCCGCACACCGGCAGGAAGGGCACCGGACCCGCCGCGGTCCCGGCCGGCGGCACCGCCGTCCGGCCCGCGGTGACCTCGATCCACCCGCCGCGCGGGCCGCAGGCCGACCTGGCCCGCTCCGCGGTGCGCCCTCAGCGGGTCCGCCGCCGTTCGCTCGTGGTCCCGCTGGTCACCGCAGACGCCCTGGCCGCCGTACTGACGACGGCGGCCGTGCCCGGGCTGGAATGGCCGACGGAGGCCGCCGGTCCGCTCGCGGTGGCGCTCGCCGCGCTGCACGCGCAGGCCGGGCTCTACCGGCCCCGGCTCTCCCCGTCCGCGCTGCTGGAACTGCCCGCCCTGCTCGGCCGTTCGCTGGTGCTGTGGTGCGCCGCGGCGGCCGTCGCCGCCGCGGTCGATCCCGGCCGGGCGCTCGGCTGGAGCGCGCTCGCCACCGCCGTCGCCCTCCAGGTCGTACTGGCGTGCGCGGCCCGCGGGTCCGTCCACCAGCTGCGCCGCCGCGGCGCGGTCCGCCGCCCCCGGTCGGCGCTCGTGGTCGGCCCCGGAGCAGGCGCCCGTACCGTCGCCGCGGCGCTCCACGGCCGCGCCGAGTACGGGCTGCGGCCGGTCGGGATCGCGGACGCGGGACCCGCCCCGGACGGCGAGGCCGGCGGGGCGCTGCCGGTGCTCGGCACCCACGAGGACGTGCGCCGGGCCGTCATCCAGAACTCCGTGCGCGACGCCGTGTTCACCCGGCCGCCCGAGGCCGACGAGCGGACCGCGGCCCTGGTCCGGCTCTTCCACGACCACGGCTGCCGGCTCTGGCTCGCCGACCCGGCCGGCACCGCCAAGGTCACCGGGATGCGGCTGGCCCAGCCCCACGACCACCTGTGGGGGTTCTCCGTACAGCCGCTGCTGCCGCGGTCCGCGCGGCCCCTGGAGCGGTGCGGCAAGCGGCTGATCGACGCCGCTGCCGCCGCGCTCGCCCTGCTCGCCGCCGCGCCCGTGATGGGTCTGTGCGCGCTGGCCGTCCGGCTCTCCGACGGCCCGGGCGTGATCTTCCGCCAGGAGCGGGTCGGCCTCTACGGTCGGCCCTTCACCCTGCTGAAGTTCCGCACCCTGCGCCCCGAGAACGAGCACGAGTCCGCGACCCGCTGGACCGTGGCCAACGACCACCGGATGAGCCCGGTCGGCAGCTTCCTGCGCAAGTCGTCCCTGGACGAGCTGCCGCAGCTGTGGAACGTCGTACGGGGTGACATGAGCCTGGTCGGGCCGCGCCCCGAACGCCCCTTCTTCGTCGCGAAGTTCACCAGCGTGCACCCCGGCTACGAGGCCCGTCACCGGATGCCCGTCGGCATCACCGGGCTCGCCCAGATCAACGGCCTGCGCGGCGACACCTCCATCGAGGACCGGGCCCGCTTCGACAACCACTACATCGACACCTGGTCGCTCTGGCAGGACCTGTGGATCCTGGCCCGCACCGCGGCCTCCTTCTTCCGCTTCCGGCTGGGAGGCAGCTGA
- a CDS encoding rodlin → MIKKMMATAAVAASVVGMGATQAMAIGNDNGVNTVNGNGASQVYGNQATYGNMSPQMALIQGSLNKPCIALPAKANLQGLVGLAAVGVLQDVPILSAPQNQQCTENSTQAKGDEPLSHILDNIPILSGNVSAGS, encoded by the coding sequence GTGATCAAGAAGATGATGGCCACGGCGGCAGTCGCGGCTTCCGTCGTGGGCATGGGCGCGACGCAGGCCATGGCCATCGGGAACGACAACGGGGTCAACACCGTCAACGGCAACGGCGCCTCCCAGGTCTACGGCAACCAGGCCACGTACGGGAACATGAGCCCGCAGATGGCGCTCATCCAGGGCTCGCTCAACAAGCCCTGCATCGCGCTGCCCGCGAAGGCCAACCTCCAGGGCCTCGTCGGCCTCGCCGCGGTCGGCGTCCTCCAGGACGTCCCGATCCTGTCAGCCCCGCAGAACCAGCAGTGCACCGAGAACTCGACCCAGGCCAAGGGCGACGAGCCGCTCTCGCACATCCTGGACAACATCCCGATCCTCTCGGGCAACGTCTCCGCCGGCAGCTGA
- a CDS encoding chaplin, producing the protein MKYTKAAAVTAGVLMAAGAATPAMADSEALGKAAHSPGVLSGNLLQVPVHVPVNICGNTVNVIALLNPTFGNVCVND; encoded by the coding sequence ATGAAGTACACGAAGGCAGCCGCTGTTACGGCCGGTGTTCTGATGGCGGCCGGCGCGGCCACCCCCGCCATGGCCGACTCCGAGGCCCTCGGCAAGGCCGCCCACTCCCCCGGCGTCCTCTCCGGCAACCTGCTCCAGGTCCCGGTGCACGTCCCGGTGAACATCTGCGGCAACACCGTCAACGTGATCGCGCTGCTGAACCCCACGTTCGGCAACGTCTGCGTCAACGACTGA